One region of uncultured Methanolobus sp. genomic DNA includes:
- a CDS encoding NAD(P)/FAD-dependent oxidoreductase, whose product MEDYDVIVVGAGISGLLSALTLSKHGNKVLVLEKSKFIGGNCNSYMVDGFQVDTGAHAITHLEVGPLRRLMDNYFDYIPVFEEYGHYYVRTENHFMKVPSNVKEFVTFDVLPRKDRIVLTQAITKALTLSTFGTDLSKESVYEFMPTNLTADTYDFIDTICHFLSGKDMKQTSAQRILAGSSFVRDSVPEEQLENILKHNEKMIPEPVPKSILPPNLHVSLQAKMNKVSNPFTSLGRLATNKVNYSQGYPRKGLKAILNAVLFSLPNTVEIKTSCEVKKIITERGKVIGVEADEIYRADKVIHTGFVTDLPHMIESLPNTYIQDLKRVAHTKSLTVWTGLDSVMKEFNYIGSEIWFKDSPYWAMPVSNYDTSLAPKGKQLVGFTFIISDDRNEESQIKNAYDTIYNAIPGIEDHIEMTHNQITIPEKAAVTIDGYFADVRTPINGLYTAGTDTDKRSMGVTRAAYSVVELLKKMNEDNCLHK is encoded by the coding sequence ATGGAAGATTACGATGTGATAGTTGTAGGTGCCGGAATAAGCGGACTCTTATCCGCACTCACACTTTCAAAACATGGAAATAAAGTACTGGTTCTTGAAAAAAGCAAATTTATAGGCGGCAACTGCAATAGCTACATGGTTGATGGTTTCCAGGTAGATACAGGCGCTCACGCCATTACACATCTTGAAGTAGGCCCCCTCAGGCGGCTTATGGATAATTATTTTGATTATATACCAGTCTTTGAGGAATATGGTCACTACTATGTGAGAACAGAAAATCATTTCATGAAAGTACCGTCCAATGTAAAGGAATTCGTAACATTTGATGTGCTTCCACGGAAAGACAGAATTGTCCTGACACAGGCAATTACCAAAGCACTTACATTATCAACATTTGGAACTGATCTGTCCAAGGAATCAGTATATGAGTTTATGCCAACAAACCTGACAGCAGATACGTATGATTTCATAGACACCATCTGCCACTTCCTGTCGGGCAAAGACATGAAACAGACATCTGCCCAGAGAATACTTGCCGGAAGTAGTTTTGTAAGGGACAGTGTTCCTGAGGAGCAACTGGAGAACATACTGAAGCACAACGAGAAAATGATTCCTGAACCGGTGCCAAAATCAATTCTTCCACCAAACCTGCATGTTTCCCTGCAGGCAAAAATGAACAAAGTATCCAATCCTTTTACATCACTTGGAAGACTGGCTACCAATAAAGTGAATTATTCGCAAGGCTATCCGAGGAAGGGATTAAAAGCTATACTCAACGCCGTTTTATTCTCTCTGCCAAACACAGTCGAAATCAAGACAAGCTGTGAAGTGAAGAAGATAATCACAGAAAGAGGGAAAGTAATTGGCGTTGAAGCTGATGAAATATACAGAGCTGACAAGGTAATCCATACGGGATTTGTCACTGACCTGCCGCATATGATAGAGAGCCTTCCAAATACCTATATCCAGGACCTGAAGAGAGTTGCACACACAAAGAGCCTGACCGTATGGACAGGGCTTGACTCCGTTATGAAAGAATTCAACTACATTGGCTCTGAGATATGGTTCAAGGATTCCCCATACTGGGCAATGCCAGTAAGTAACTATGATACCTCTCTGGCACCCAAGGGTAAACAGCTTGTAGGATTCACATTCATCATCAGCGATGACAGGAATGAAGAATCACAGATTAAAAACGCATATGACACAATATACAATGCAATTCCAGGGATTGAAGATCACATTGAAATGACACACAATCAGATAACAATTCCTGAAAAGGCCGCGGTTACCATTGACGGCTATTTCGCAGATGTCAGGACACCTATTAATGGACTTTATACGGCAGGAACTGATACTGATAAAAGAAGTATGGGCGTAACCCGTGCAGCTTATTCTGTTGTGGAATTGCTGAAAAAGATGAATGAAGACAACTGTCTCCACAAATAA
- a CDS encoding TIGR00153 family protein, which produces MIKKEYIRSVLNVFASSPFKPLVMHANKGGDCARKLNESLQAYCNGDMEKVEALNREIDVIEHEADVIKQTIRSELSSSIMLPVHANDLLNFLKPQDSISDNSQEVAFWLTVRKFEAPDEIRDGFCVLMKKTLETVELYEGLVATLGELLETSFSKRDVEDTLVLVTKVEEMEHQVDIIEKALIKQIFSNEDAIGALGVYHLSRLVRGIGDIADKAEHAADRLRTMVLRR; this is translated from the coding sequence ATGATTAAAAAAGAGTATATTCGTTCCGTATTGAATGTATTTGCAAGTTCTCCGTTCAAACCTCTTGTAATGCATGCCAATAAAGGCGGAGATTGTGCCAGAAAGCTCAATGAGTCTCTGCAGGCTTATTGCAATGGTGACATGGAAAAAGTCGAAGCTTTGAACCGGGAGATCGATGTAATAGAACATGAGGCAGATGTCATCAAACAGACTATCCGTTCAGAACTATCATCTTCTATTATGCTTCCCGTACATGCCAATGACCTGCTTAATTTCCTGAAACCACAGGATTCTATCTCTGATAACTCCCAGGAAGTTGCTTTCTGGCTCACGGTGAGGAAATTCGAAGCACCTGATGAGATCCGTGATGGCTTTTGTGTTCTCATGAAAAAGACTCTTGAAACAGTGGAGTTATATGAAGGTCTTGTAGCAACATTGGGTGAACTTCTTGAAACGTCTTTCAGCAAAAGGGATGTTGAAGATACTCTTGTCCTTGTGACTAAAGTTGAGGAAATGGAACATCAGGTTGATATCATTGAAAAGGCCCTGATAAAACAGATATTCAGTAATGAGGATGCTATAGGTGCACTGGGTGTCTATCATCTTTCCCGTCTTGTCAGGGGCATAGGCGACATTGCAGACAAAGCTGAGCATGCAGCTGACAGATTAAGGACAATGGTCCTGAGAAGGTAA
- a CDS encoding inorganic phosphate transporter: MSLFDPLVLLLLAAGLYMAWNIGANDLANAMGTSVGSGALSIKQVIIIAGIFEFGGAVLFGKRVTSTIAKGIVPIDSINIIDPHLVATGMLAAILAAGFWITLATFYNLPVSTTHSIVGAVLGFGLMAAYNGIIGYGEIKWAVLGKIVGSWLVSPLLGALLAYIIFTLIRYFILQKTDDPYSIEKKFVLLQTMTACYIAFAHGSNDVANAVGPIYAGLNSMDIVDIGIPLWVMALGGLGMVVGLATWGYRVIETIGTRITELTPTRGFSAEFATASVVVLHSYSSLPISTTHTLVGSVIGVGLAGGLAAVDLSVIGKIIVSWIVTVPVAALTSALIFAGLLGVGI, from the coding sequence ATGAGTCTTTTTGATCCTCTCGTATTGTTACTGCTTGCAGCAGGTCTGTATATGGCATGGAATATCGGTGCCAACGATCTTGCAAATGCTATGGGAACGTCAGTAGGCAGCGGTGCGTTGTCTATAAAACAGGTAATTATCATCGCAGGTATTTTTGAGTTCGGAGGCGCTGTGCTTTTTGGAAAAAGGGTAACTTCAACCATCGCCAAAGGAATCGTTCCGATTGATTCCATTAACATAATAGATCCTCATCTTGTGGCGACAGGTATGCTTGCAGCCATTCTTGCAGCCGGTTTCTGGATCACTCTTGCCACCTTTTATAACCTGCCGGTATCCACAACTCACTCGATAGTTGGAGCTGTTCTTGGTTTTGGATTGATGGCAGCTTATAACGGGATAATTGGTTATGGCGAGATCAAATGGGCTGTTCTGGGAAAAATTGTCGGAAGCTGGCTTGTATCGCCTCTCCTTGGGGCATTACTTGCTTATATCATATTCACTCTTATCAGATATTTCATACTCCAGAAGACCGATGACCCTTACAGTATCGAAAAGAAATTTGTGCTATTACAGACAATGACTGCCTGTTATATTGCTTTTGCACATGGTTCCAATGATGTGGCAAATGCAGTGGGTCCTATTTACGCAGGTCTTAATTCAATGGACATTGTGGATATTGGAATTCCTCTCTGGGTAATGGCTCTTGGAGGTCTTGGAATGGTTGTCGGACTGGCTACCTGGGGATATCGTGTGATCGAAACAATCGGAACCAGGATTACAGAACTTACTCCTACCCGTGGTTTTTCAGCAGAATTTGCAACAGCTTCGGTAGTTGTGCTTCATAGTTACAGTTCTTTACCAATATCAACCACACACACTCTTGTAGGTTCGGTAATCGGTGTAGGCCTTGCAGGCGGTCTTGCAGCGGTTGATTTAAGTGTCATCGGAAAGATAATTGTTTCCTGGATAGTTACCGTACCCGTGGCAGCCCTTACATCTGCACTGATATTTGCGGGACTGCTGGGAGTTGGAATATGA
- a CDS encoding Nre family DNA repair protein produces the protein MTPDLCIKCKGKGLCGRPYCPILEKFKSIESVVSKSSGEISIFGASPPSVFVGRYNYPNVMAGPMIPPQLCGDDAMQLEDPKSLLKMDIQEVISSRSQLVRANTGINVKKARMPDNPLIEKSQELSLSKKPVDTEAWFNKPISNKLKFDNVLTPMGPSGDLKKFDITDNPKVPKKVDYLVYDDDALAKDVISELWDGSVPAEHISRLLSIGLLGQERKLVPTRWSITAVDDMVGKDLLTEIRDYQQLSEVTVFSGGVFGNHFEIILIPRMFSFELIEVWMPRTVWSGGNTWIEADHEGFGGKTKYSNLAGGYYAARLGALEYLKSVRRQATIFIVREIRPEYWAPLGVWVVREGVREAFSRGPEKFGSVEQALAGISGRLQTGASEWMSKAVMLPDVRFQRTLDSFF, from the coding sequence TTGACTCCTGATCTTTGCATAAAATGTAAGGGCAAAGGCCTTTGTGGAAGGCCATACTGTCCAATTCTTGAGAAATTCAAATCCATTGAATCAGTTGTTTCTAAATCCTCGGGAGAGATATCTATATTTGGAGCATCCCCTCCTTCTGTTTTTGTTGGAAGGTATAACTACCCGAATGTGATGGCAGGTCCTATGATTCCTCCGCAACTTTGCGGCGACGATGCAATGCAGCTTGAAGATCCCAAATCATTGCTGAAAATGGATATTCAGGAGGTGATATCGTCACGTTCCCAGCTTGTGAGGGCAAATACCGGAATTAATGTAAAGAAAGCCCGGATGCCTGACAATCCGTTAATTGAAAAATCCCAGGAGCTTTCCCTTTCAAAAAAACCGGTTGATACTGAAGCATGGTTCAATAAACCAATCAGTAACAAATTGAAATTTGATAATGTACTGACTCCGATGGGTCCTTCTGGTGATCTTAAGAAATTTGACATAACGGATAATCCGAAGGTTCCAAAGAAAGTTGATTATCTTGTCTATGATGACGATGCACTGGCAAAGGATGTAATATCCGAGTTATGGGATGGAAGTGTCCCGGCTGAACATATATCGCGTCTGCTTTCAATCGGTCTTTTGGGTCAGGAAAGAAAGCTTGTTCCTACACGCTGGTCCATAACAGCAGTTGATGATATGGTGGGAAAGGACCTCCTTACTGAGATAAGGGACTACCAGCAGTTAAGTGAAGTAACTGTTTTCAGTGGCGGCGTTTTTGGTAACCATTTTGAGATCATTCTTATCCCTCGCATGTTCTCTTTTGAACTGATAGAAGTATGGATGCCCCGTACGGTCTGGTCAGGTGGCAACACGTGGATAGAAGCAGATCACGAAGGCTTTGGAGGAAAGACTAAGTATTCCAATCTCGCAGGCGGTTATTATGCAGCCCGGCTTGGTGCCCTCGAATATCTGAAATCTGTTCGCAGGCAGGCTACCATTTTCATAGTAAGGGAGATTCGTCCTGAATACTGGGCTCCGCTTGGGGTTTGGGTTGTCAGGGAAGGTGTGCGGGAAGCTTTCAGCAGGGGACCTGAAAAGTTCGGCTCTGTAGAACAGGCACTTGCTGGTATTTCCGGCAGGTTGCAGACAGGTGCTTCAGAATGGATGTCTAAAGCAGTTATGCTTCCTGATGTTCGTTTCCAGAGAACTCTGGATTCATTCTTCTGA
- a CDS encoding transcriptional regulator: MKTTCEIMVQRVLPAIRAELARCMIWEHGKNQQEVAEVLELSRAAVSQYLNDKRGAEVDFSGEAQEEIQRFAARLLEGMSSREQVAGMCNVCKFVQRSGWLDKNEPDAGYCILCGDSEVIDS; this comes from the coding sequence GTGAAAACAACATGTGAGATCATGGTCCAGCGTGTATTGCCTGCCATACGTGCAGAACTTGCAAGATGTATGATATGGGAGCACGGGAAGAACCAGCAGGAAGTTGCAGAGGTTCTTGAACTTTCAAGAGCTGCCGTATCCCAGTATCTCAATGACAAAAGAGGTGCAGAGGTTGACTTTTCCGGGGAGGCCCAGGAGGAGATCCAGAGATTTGCTGCAAGACTTCTTGAGGGTATGAGTTCCCGTGAACAGGTTGCCGGTATGTGCAACGTGTGTAAGTTCGTTCAGCGCTCCGGCTGGCTGGACAAGAATGAACCGGATGCCGGATATTGTATTCTTTGCGGAGACAGCGAAGTAATTGACTCCTGA
- a CDS encoding iron-sulfur cluster assembly scaffold protein, with product MILYSKKVIEEFSNPANVGVIEDADGVGEIGSTIDGDIINISIKVKDNILEDVKFKTFGCVVAISTSSAVTRLAKGKTVDEAMEITGEEVIKSLDGLPEGKDRCSGFALDALKMAIEDFKHKNK from the coding sequence GTGATTCTGTATTCTAAGAAGGTAATAGAAGAGTTCAGCAACCCTGCAAATGTAGGTGTTATTGAAGATGCCGATGGTGTGGGTGAGATCGGAAGTACGATAGATGGGGATATAATAAATATATCCATTAAGGTTAAAGATAATATACTGGAAGACGTTAAGTTCAAAACCTTCGGTTGCGTGGTCGCAATTTCAACATCAAGTGCCGTTACCAGACTGGCAAAAGGGAAAACCGTTGATGAGGCAATGGAAATTACCGGTGAAGAGGTGATCAAATCCCTTGATGGTCTTCCTGAAGGAAAGGACAGGTGTTCGGGATTTGCTCTTGATGCTTTGAAAATGGCAATTGAGGATTTCAAACATAAAAATAAATGA
- the nifS gene encoding cysteine desulfurase NifS, translated as MTRIYMDHSATTPVDPLVVDAMLPFFTETFGNASSLHSFGTEAAEALSKARKQIAYAIGALPEEIIFTSGGTESDNLAIRGVVPFNARKKHIITSVVEHPAVLNTCASLESLGHEVTYLPVDADGVVDAGKLEASIKENTVLISIMHANNEVGTIQPIEKLSWIAKEHDLYFHTDAVQSVGKIPVNVDDLGVDMLSISSHKIHGPKGVGALYIRKGTNISPIVFGGNHEKGMRSGTENVSGIVGFARAMEIAIERLETDSGHMNKMRDSLISRVFDTIPDVRLNGHPSARLPNNVNVSFKYVEGESMLMMLDMQGVAVSTGSACSSKSLKASHVLSSLKIEDDFIHGSLRISLGRENTMEDIDYVVNALQETIAKLRAMSPLAGK; from the coding sequence ATGACAAGGATCTATATGGACCACAGTGCAACCACTCCTGTTGACCCTCTGGTTGTGGATGCAATGTTACCCTTTTTTACTGAGACCTTTGGCAATGCTTCCAGTCTCCATTCATTTGGGACCGAGGCGGCAGAAGCACTTTCCAAAGCACGTAAACAGATTGCATATGCCATTGGAGCTCTTCCTGAGGAGATCATATTCACATCAGGCGGGACAGAGTCTGATAATCTTGCAATAAGGGGTGTGGTTCCATTCAATGCCAGAAAAAAGCACATAATCACTTCTGTCGTTGAACATCCTGCAGTTCTCAATACGTGTGCTTCTCTTGAAAGTCTGGGACATGAAGTGACATATCTTCCTGTGGATGCGGATGGTGTGGTTGATGCAGGCAAGCTTGAGGCATCAATTAAAGAAAACACCGTTCTTATATCGATAATGCACGCCAATAACGAAGTTGGTACGATTCAGCCCATCGAAAAGCTCTCCTGGATTGCAAAAGAACATGATCTTTATTTCCATACAGATGCCGTACAGAGTGTGGGAAAAATTCCTGTTAACGTGGATGATCTGGGTGTGGATATGCTTTCTATCTCTTCCCATAAGATTCACGGTCCCAAAGGTGTCGGAGCTCTGTATATTCGCAAGGGAACAAATATCAGCCCTATAGTGTTTGGTGGGAATCACGAAAAGGGAATGCGCTCAGGAACTGAGAATGTTTCCGGCATTGTCGGATTTGCCAGGGCAATGGAAATTGCAATCGAACGTCTTGAAACCGATTCAGGACATATGAATAAAATGCGTGACTCTCTTATCAGCAGGGTATTCGATACTATTCCTGATGTTCGTCTGAATGGTCATCCTTCAGCTCGTCTTCCAAATAATGTTAATGTGAGTTTCAAATATGTGGAAGGTGAATCCATGCTTATGATGCTGGATATGCAGGGAGTTGCAGTATCCACAGGTTCAGCATGTTCTTCAAAATCACTGAAGGCTTCCCATGTACTCAGTTCCCTGAAAATAGAAGACGATTTCATACATGGTTCACTGAGGATCAGTCTTGGCAGGGAGAATACCATGGAAGATATAGATTATGTGGTCAATGCCCTGCAGGAAACAATCGCTAAATTAAGGGCAATGTCTCCGCTTGCAGGGAAATGA
- the yciH gene encoding stress response translation initiation inhibitor YciH, with the protein MSSEMCPVCGLPKELCICEEVAKEQQRIIVKVNRRRYGKEVTVVEGLDAHEIDLHELSTYLKSKFACGGTVKGNSVELQGNHLNRMKDVLIARGFSPDQIKD; encoded by the coding sequence ATGAGTTCAGAAATGTGTCCGGTCTGCGGTTTGCCAAAGGAACTTTGCATTTGCGAAGAAGTGGCAAAAGAGCAGCAAAGAATAATTGTCAAAGTAAATAGAAGAAGGTATGGTAAAGAAGTAACAGTTGTAGAGGGTCTTGACGCCCATGAAATTGATCTTCATGAACTATCTACTTATCTGAAATCTAAATTCGCATGCGGTGGAACTGTCAAAGGAAATTCTGTTGAGCTCCAGGGAAATCACCTGAACCGCATGAAAGATGTTCTTATTGCAAGGGGATTTTCTCCGGATCAGATAAAGGACTAA
- a CDS encoding DUF192 domain-containing protein — protein MILKSNGKEVATDVDFACSTLKQIKGLMFRRRVPESYALVFVMKKIQRVSLHMLFVNYPIDAIFLDEKKKVIKASSLRPWIGTCSCNGKVKYIIETSHGKSERLGIKQGDVFEFDNQCQQD, from the coding sequence ATGATATTAAAATCTAATGGTAAAGAGGTAGCAACGGACGTTGATTTTGCCTGCAGTACCCTGAAACAGATTAAAGGACTTATGTTCAGAAGGAGGGTACCTGAGAGCTATGCCCTGGTATTTGTAATGAAGAAAATCCAGAGGGTCTCGTTACATATGCTATTTGTCAATTACCCGATAGATGCTATTTTCCTTGACGAGAAAAAAAAGGTCATTAAAGCATCCAGCTTAAGGCCATGGATCGGCACGTGTTCCTGTAATGGAAAGGTAAAATACATCATCGAAACTTCCCATGGCAAATCCGAAAGACTGGGTATTAAACAGGGAGATGTTTTCGAATTTGACAACCAGTGCCAGCAGGATTAA
- the purL gene encoding phosphoribosylformylglycinamidine synthase subunit PurL, with protein MLPEDDLKIITEKMGREPNLVEQGCFLNLWSEHCSYRSSAPLLKTFTTTGDKVIIGPGDDAAIISFGNGWVLAIGMESHNHPSYVDPYNGAATGVGGIVRDIISMGARPIALMDPLYFGPLNNPKNLYLFEHIIEGIAGYGNCIGVPVVRGEAFFDESYSGNPLVNVVAVGLAREKDIVTACAQKAGNKLVLMGSTTGRDGLGGASFASRDLSEDSEAEDRPSIQIGDPFTEKLVIEATLEAIAKGYVKSCRDLGAAGLAGASSEMASKGELGMRIIADNVILRESGMTPYEILIAESQERMLLEVEPENVDAVLDIAKKYDLNGSMIGELTEELNYTVEFQGEIAADIPVKLLTEGAPTFERPSTAPQERDIGDKPELPADLKKAILDVLSSHNVASKRWIYRQYDHEVQVRTVTKPGDDAGILRIDGNEGIALSCGCNPRHTLLDPYSGGKGTVVENAMNLAVKGARGIAIVDCLNFGNPERPDIYWQFKHAILGLGDAARDLSIPVVGGNVSLYNESGEFNTAIVPTPSIGLAGHIKDVTKAPAGVFSNEGDTIILVGVTSDELGGSEYYNIAGKEKDGKAPQVPENVTAIVDTLISLAESGKISASHDVSLGGIAVALAEMCETTGAEVDLSAVAEGLRTDDILFSESYARAIIATSEPDAVREMLGEIPYTIIGNVDGNALNIQIGNSKTELTIEEIKEARESLVNLMME; from the coding sequence ATGTTACCTGAAGATGACTTAAAGATCATAACAGAGAAAATGGGAAGAGAACCTAATCTCGTAGAACAGGGATGCTTCCTTAACCTTTGGAGTGAGCATTGCTCATACCGCTCAAGCGCACCCCTGCTTAAAACTTTCACAACCACCGGAGACAAGGTCATAATCGGCCCTGGTGACGATGCAGCAATTATCAGCTTCGGAAACGGATGGGTACTTGCAATAGGGATGGAAAGCCACAACCACCCATCATACGTAGACCCATACAACGGTGCAGCAACCGGTGTTGGAGGAATTGTTCGTGATATTATATCCATGGGTGCAAGGCCAATAGCACTTATGGACCCACTCTATTTCGGCCCTCTTAACAACCCGAAGAACCTCTACCTTTTCGAGCACATCATTGAAGGAATCGCAGGATACGGAAACTGTATCGGTGTACCTGTAGTACGTGGAGAAGCTTTCTTTGACGAATCATACAGCGGAAATCCACTTGTAAATGTAGTTGCAGTGGGCCTTGCGCGCGAAAAAGATATCGTGACCGCATGTGCACAAAAAGCAGGTAACAAGCTTGTCCTTATGGGATCAACAACCGGAAGAGACGGACTTGGCGGAGCATCTTTCGCATCAAGAGACCTTTCCGAAGATTCCGAAGCAGAGGACAGGCCAAGTATCCAGATCGGTGATCCGTTCACAGAGAAACTCGTTATCGAGGCAACACTTGAAGCCATTGCTAAAGGATACGTTAAGTCATGCAGAGACCTTGGTGCAGCGGGGCTTGCCGGTGCAAGTTCGGAAATGGCATCCAAGGGTGAACTTGGAATGAGGATCATTGCAGACAATGTTATCCTTCGTGAAAGTGGCATGACACCATACGAGATACTCATTGCAGAATCACAGGAACGCATGCTTCTTGAAGTTGAACCTGAAAATGTTGATGCAGTACTTGATATCGCAAAGAAATACGACCTTAACGGAAGCATGATTGGAGAACTTACCGAGGAACTAAACTATACTGTTGAATTCCAGGGAGAAATTGCAGCGGATATCCCGGTCAAACTCCTGACCGAAGGCGCACCAACCTTTGAGCGCCCATCAACTGCTCCGCAGGAACGTGACATTGGAGATAAGCCGGAACTTCCGGCAGACCTTAAAAAAGCGATTCTCGATGTATTATCATCACACAACGTTGCATCAAAGAGATGGATCTACCGGCAGTACGACCATGAAGTCCAGGTCAGGACTGTTACAAAACCAGGCGATGATGCAGGAATACTTAGAATCGATGGAAATGAGGGAATAGCACTTTCATGCGGATGTAACCCAAGACACACACTCCTTGACCCATACTCAGGTGGAAAAGGAACTGTTGTTGAGAATGCAATGAACCTTGCTGTAAAAGGTGCACGTGGAATCGCAATAGTAGATTGTCTGAATTTCGGAAATCCTGAAAGACCTGACATATACTGGCAGTTCAAGCACGCAATTCTCGGACTTGGAGATGCTGCAAGGGATTTGTCAATACCTGTTGTCGGAGGAAATGTTTCCCTGTACAATGAGAGTGGGGAATTCAATACCGCAATTGTCCCGACACCATCAATCGGCCTTGCAGGCCACATTAAAGATGTGACTAAAGCACCTGCCGGCGTATTCTCAAATGAAGGGGACACAATAATACTGGTCGGAGTAACATCCGATGAGCTTGGAGGTTCTGAGTACTACAATATAGCAGGAAAAGAAAAGGATGGTAAAGCACCACAGGTACCTGAAAATGTAACTGCTATTGTTGATACACTCATTAGTCTTGCAGAGAGTGGAAAGATAAGTGCATCACATGACGTTTCACTTGGCGGAATTGCAGTCGCACTTGCAGAGATGTGTGAGACTACAGGTGCTGAGGTTGATCTTAGTGCTGTTGCAGAAGGCTTAAGAACTGATGACATCCTGTTCTCGGAATCTTACGCAAGAGCAATCATAGCAACATCCGAACCGGATGCTGTCAGGGAAATGCTTGGAGAAATACCATACACAATCATTGGTAATGTTGATGGAAATGCTCTTAACATTCAGATTGGGAATTCAAAGACAGAATTAACAATTGAAGAGATAAAAGAGGCAAGAGAAAGCCTCGTGAATTTGATGATGGAATAA
- a CDS encoding flavodoxin family protein has protein sequence MGLKALFLNCTLKSSPGISNTRALIDKAVKLFEELDVESEVVRVVDYNMKFGVSSYEGEGDEWPVILEKIKSSDILVIGSPIWFGVRSSVAQLVFERLDGTYEQSDLKTGQFPLYGKVGGVVITGNEDGAHDVAATTLFNLTHLGCTVPPNVDSYWVGDAGPGPSYIAAGGERHLYTNKTVRYMVNNLAFFAKLLRDNPITTNINKLYEDALKESD, from the coding sequence ATGGGGTTAAAAGCATTATTTCTGAATTGTACTTTGAAAAGTTCACCTGGAATCTCAAATACAAGAGCTCTTATTGACAAAGCTGTAAAGCTTTTTGAAGAGCTTGATGTTGAAAGTGAAGTTGTCAGGGTTGTGGATTATAACATGAAGTTCGGTGTGTCTTCTTATGAGGGCGAAGGTGACGAGTGGCCGGTCATCCTGGAGAAAATAAAATCCAGTGACATACTTGTGATAGGTTCTCCAATATGGTTTGGTGTGCGCTCATCCGTGGCACAATTAGTGTTTGAGAGGCTTGACGGTACTTACGAGCAAAGCGATCTGAAAACGGGTCAGTTCCCGCTTTATGGTAAAGTAGGCGGTGTGGTGATAACAGGCAACGAAGATGGCGCACATGATGTTGCAGCCACTACTCTATTCAATCTCACTCATCTTGGCTGTACTGTTCCTCCAAACGTTGACAGCTATTGGGTAGGTGACGCAGGTCCGGGTCCAAGTTATATTGCTGCCGGAGGGGAAAGGCATCTCTATACCAACAAAACTGTCAGGTATATGGTGAACAATCTTGCATTCTTCGCAAAATTGCTGAGGGACAATCCGATTACCACGAATATAAACAAGCTCTATGAGGATGCCCTGAAGGAAAGCGACTGA
- a CDS encoding TRAM domain-containing protein, translating to MFNNNDRESTAPVDVGETYEVTIEDLAREGDGIARIEGFVIFVPDTQVGDTVNIKITRVLRKFGFGEKDE from the coding sequence TTGTTTAACAATAATGACAGAGAATCAACAGCTCCTGTAGATGTTGGCGAGACATATGAAGTAACAATCGAAGACCTTGCAAGAGAAGGAGACGGCATCGCCAGGATCGAAGGCTTTGTAATCTTCGTGCCTGATACCCAGGTAGGTGACACTGTAAATATCAAGATCACAAGAGTACTCCGTAAATTCGGATTTGGTGAAAAGGACGAATAA